The genomic window GATTCCAGGATGTCATCGTCAATGCGAATCGTAATTCGGGTCTTTCCGGGAGGCGCCTTGAGGACCCTGCCCCGCTTGCCATGCGAGAAATCGTATTCCTTTTTCATGATCTAACCCTCGTACTGATGGCTCTCATGTGGTGTCGCCCGCCTGGCCGATATGATTCTGATGGTGTCGCCACGCCAGGCATAGACTACAACCAACAGACGGCCCAGGGCATTCATCCCTAAAGTGACAAAGCGCTCCTCGCCTGAAACACACTCTCGAATGGTGACTGCCCGGTCGTCGTCGAGCACCGATACCGCATCGGCGAAATCAACATTGTGTTTCCGTTGGTTTGAAGCCGCTTTGGCTGGATCCCAATCGAGCTTCATCATAAAATTGTATGTACATGCGTGCATATTGTCAAGGTGCTGGAAAATATCCACCCTTTCGGCTGCTCCCACGGTGGCGCCGGCCTTGATTTCCACCCCGGCCACGGCGCTCTCGGGGCGAAATACCGGAATGGGGAATCGGCCCTGGCCTGCCTGACGGAATTCTGGAACTTTCCCCCGATGACGGTGACAGATTCACCACTTTCCGGTGAATCTGCATTCGCCTTACAATGATATTATGGCTCCCGGGAATTACTCTTGCAGCCGGGCAGGCAATCCCTGCATGTTCGTTCCCATCGGGGGTGAGGTGATGATGAGAAAACCGAGGATTCGCGCGATCCCCTTCATAGCGGCCGTTTTGCTCCTCATCGGCCTGATCCTGGCGGCCGGGGACCGCCTCTCCGCGATGTTCGCCCCCGCCCCGAGCGATCCTGTCCGCAGGATCACCCTTTTCTACACCAGCGACGAAGAAGGGTACCTGGAGCCCACGAGGGACAGGGTAAGGTCCTACGGCGGCTCGGCCCAGGTCATGGCCGCCCTGCGCCAACGGGGGTATCTTCCCGGGGGCGAGCAGTCCCTGCTCCTCAGCGGGGGCGACATGTGGACCGGTCCGGCGATCTCCACCTGGTTTGAGGGGGAATCGACCGTCGCGGTCATGAACGCGATGGGCTACCAGGCCGCCGCCATCGGCAACCACGAGTTCGACTTCGGCCAGGAAAGGCTGAGGGCGAACCGGAAGGCCGCCCGATTCCCCTTTCTCTCGGCCAACCTGACGGTGAAAGACACCGGCGAACGGCCCGATTATGCGCTCCCCTATATCCTCCGCGAGGTGAATGGAGTCAAAGTGGCCGTCATCGGGCTGACCACCCGGCAGACCCCCGGGATCGTCGTTCCCGACAACATCGCGGGCCTCGAAGTGACCGACTACGCCGAAGCCCTACGGCGCACGGTCCCCCGGGCGGCGGCGGAAGGGGCCGAGTTGCCGGTGGTGATCGCCCACGTCTGCCCGACCGACCTCCACACCCTGGTCCCGGTCGCCGCGGAGCTTTCCATCCCCCTGATGCTCGGGGGCCACTGCCACTCGGTCGTCGAAAATGTCGAGCAAAAAGGCGTGCGCATCATCGGGCCGGGCGCCCATTGGCAGTCCTTCGCCCAGGTGGAGATCGCCTTCGATAAAGCCGCCCGCAAGGTGGTGCACACGAGGGCCGACCTGGTGCGGGTCGAGCATCCGCTCAAAGGCACCCCCCTCCCCTCCGACCCGGCGATCGCGGCCATCGTCGCCGGGTGGTCGAAGAAAGCGGAAGCGGCGCTGGGAGAGGTCATCGGCTACACCAGGGCCGGCATTCCCAGGGGTCAGCCGCTGTATGACCTGCTGCTCCATTCCTGGCTGTGGGCCTACCCGGAGGCCGACATCGCCATCAGCAACTTCGGCGGCTTCCGGGAGGCCATCGCGCCGGGCGAGATCACCCGCGCCGACATCCTGACCACGTGGCCTTTCAACAACGACATCGTATCGGTCGACCTGACCGGCGCGCAGCTCGTGGAAAACCTCCGTCGCTGCGGAGGCGCGGCGGCGGGTCTCACCTATCGCCGCTCCGGGGAGGAGGTCGAGGCCACCCTCGACAGCGGCCGCCCCCTCGACCCGGCGGCCACCTACCGCGTGCTCGTGAACAGTTACATGTACGCGGGCGGGGACCACTATCTGTTCAAGACCCAGAATCCCAACGGCACCAGCCTCGGAGTCCCGATGCAGGACCCGGTAATCCGGTGGATCCAGGCTCAGAAGACTTCGCCGCAGCATCCGCTGGAAACCCTGTTGCAGGACAAGGCGTTATCGCCTCGCCGCTAGATCCCCCGACGGACGATTGCGGGGCAAAGCCCTTTTGTGTGACATCCAAGCACTCCGTTCTCCACGCAATTCCTGTCCCTCGAGGCCTGCCAAGGGCATGAATTATATGTTATATAATATCTTTTATGCCGCCTTATATGCTATCGCATATCCCTTGATTTACAAAACGATACGTTTTATTATATATAGATGAGAGATGATACAAAGAAGCATATCGGGCAAAGACCATTAAGGCTAAAAGGGCTTCCCGTGGATCTCCGGGAAAAGCTCAAAGAAGCGAGGATCGGTCGCGGCTGGGGCCAGAGGGAGCTGGGCGGTAAAATCGGGTTGCCCCAACCGCACATATCCGCCATTGAATCGGGCGGGGTTGTGCCCCGTTTCGACACGCTGCTCGATATCGTCCGGGTTCTCGATCTGGACCTCCTGCTCGTTCCCCGTTCGCTTGTTCCCGCGGTACAGTCTCTCATACGGGCGCAGAAGGAGCCCGAGTCCGCTGAGAAATCGCTCTATGCAGCCGGTGATGAAGAGCCACCACCCGAAAGGGACCATGATGAAATATGATCCCAAAACAATAAACGCGCTCGCGGTCCACCTGCACAAACGCCGAATTGGTGTAATAAACCGGCTCGGTGGTGATGGCTTTCTTTTCTCATTCGAGCAGGATTATATCGACGACTCGAACCGGCCCACGCTCAGCCTTTCCTTCAAGGGGCAGGCCGGCGGCTTGGTCTATCCAACGCGCGCCGTGGCAGCGCGATTGCCCGTATTCTTCTCGAACCTTTTGCCCGAAGGCCATCTGCGTGAGTATCTCGCCACGCATGCCGGCGTGAAGCCTCGACGCGAATTTTTCCTTCTGGCTGTGCTCGGGGAAGATCTTCCCGGCGCACTCACCGTAGCACCGTAATCGTGCAATAATCCCCACATTCCCAAGGGCCTGGTGAATGCCTATGATACCCCCTAAAAATGGGAGGAATCATGGCACTCAAAACAGGACAAACCACAACCCATCGATCGAATACAGGAATCTGTCGCACCCGATGAAGGAAAACGCGATCAGGATGAGCCCGCGCCGGGGCCCGTTTTCAGATTTTCACTCGCGGGAGTACGGCTGAAATTCTCAGCACTCATGGAGGCCTCGGGTGGCCTCACTATTCCCGCCGGCGGAAAAGGAGGTTCGTGGGTGGTGAAGCTGCCATCCGGCCGATTTGCGGGAGTGCCCGAAAACGAATACACCATGATGTCGCTCGCACGGGAAACAGGCATTGAGGTTCCACCCATGGAGCTGGTCGACATGAGCGACATTCGCGGACTGCCCGCCGATGCCGGCGCCATGGAAGGGAAGGCACTTGCCGTACGGCGCTTCGATCGCGGCACCCGTGGGGAGAGCATCCACATGGAGGATTTTGCCCAGGTCTTCGCTGTCTATCCGGAAGACAAATACCACCGGCACAGCTATGCCGACATTGCTTCCGTTTTATGGGCGGAAACCGGAGAAGCCGGCACGTATGAATTTTTGCGGCGGTTGGTCTTTTCGGTGCTGATCGGAAATGCGGATATGCACCTGAAGAACTGGTCGCTTCTCTATCCCGACCGCCGCACGCCTGTGTTGTCGCCTGCCTACGATTTTCTTTCTACCCTGCCTTACATACCGGGCGATGAATTGGCCCTGGGTTTCGGCGGCAGCCGCAGCCTTCGTGAAATCACTCCCGATCAAGTAAGGCGTTTTGCAGATACTGCGCGACTGCCCGTAAGTCCGTTATGGAAGATCGTCATCGACACCACAGAGCGAACCGTGGCGGCCTGGGAGACACTCGCCGAAAAGGATATTCTTTCCGAAAAGATGCGTGGATTGATCGGCGATCAGATTTTCTCCGTGGCAAAGACCGTCGCGCGCGCAACCGGCAAATAACTCCTGGTTACTGTCATTTCTCTTACAGTTCAATACCAATGCCCGGCGT from Acidobacteriota bacterium includes these protein-coding regions:
- a CDS encoding BrnT family toxin; its protein translation is MKLDWDPAKAASNQRKHNVDFADAVSVLDDDRAVTIRECVSGEERFVTLGMNALGRLLVVVYAWRGDTIRIISARRATPHESHQYEG
- a CDS encoding helix-turn-helix transcriptional regulator, producing MRDDTKKHIGQRPLRLKGLPVDLREKLKEARIGRGWGQRELGGKIGLPQPHISAIESGGVVPRFDTLLDIVRVLDLDLLLVPRSLVPAVQSLIRAQKEPESAEKSLYAAGDEEPPPERDHDEI
- a CDS encoding bifunctional metallophosphatase/5'-nucleotidase yields the protein MMRKPRIRAIPFIAAVLLLIGLILAAGDRLSAMFAPAPSDPVRRITLFYTSDEEGYLEPTRDRVRSYGGSAQVMAALRQRGYLPGGEQSLLLSGGDMWTGPAISTWFEGESTVAVMNAMGYQAAAIGNHEFDFGQERLRANRKAARFPFLSANLTVKDTGERPDYALPYILREVNGVKVAVIGLTTRQTPGIVVPDNIAGLEVTDYAEALRRTVPRAAAEGAELPVVIAHVCPTDLHTLVPVAAELSIPLMLGGHCHSVVENVEQKGVRIIGPGAHWQSFAQVEIAFDKAARKVVHTRADLVRVEHPLKGTPLPSDPAIAAIVAGWSKKAEAALGEVIGYTRAGIPRGQPLYDLLLHSWLWAYPEADIAISNFGGFREAIAPGEITRADILTTWPFNNDIVSVDLTGAQLVENLRRCGGAAAGLTYRRSGEEVEATLDSGRPLDPAATYRVLVNSYMYAGGDHYLFKTQNPNGTSLGVPMQDPVIRWIQAQKTSPQHPLETLLQDKALSPRR
- a CDS encoding HipA domain-containing protein gives rise to the protein MEASGGLTIPAGGKGGSWVVKLPSGRFAGVPENEYTMMSLARETGIEVPPMELVDMSDIRGLPADAGAMEGKALAVRRFDRGTRGESIHMEDFAQVFAVYPEDKYHRHSYADIASVLWAETGEAGTYEFLRRLVFSVLIGNADMHLKNWSLLYPDRRTPVLSPAYDFLSTLPYIPGDELALGFGGSRSLREITPDQVRRFADTARLPVSPLWKIVIDTTERTVAAWETLAEKDILSEKMRGLIGDQIFSVAKTVARATGK